Proteins from one Streptomyces genisteinicus genomic window:
- a CDS encoding GNAT family N-acetyltransferase, with product MSGTASPFPERMELTGRGLVLRDWTEGDLDAMPALFDHPDIAHWTPIVSPFDADAARARLARARALRAEGTAILLAITTDGGAPLGEVMLRRSPEGTELGYAVGPAHRGRGLAARAVHVMAGYAFAELGAERVILELEAENDASVAVATRAGFTLLDVPLITGQEKGRPFALQTWGLARP from the coding sequence ATGAGCGGCACCGCATCCCCCTTCCCCGAGCGCATGGAGCTGACCGGCCGGGGCCTGGTACTGCGCGACTGGACGGAGGGCGACCTCGACGCGATGCCCGCGCTCTTCGACCACCCCGACATCGCGCACTGGACGCCGATCGTCTCGCCGTTCGACGCGGACGCCGCCCGCGCCCGCCTCGCGCGGGCCCGCGCACTGCGCGCGGAGGGCACGGCGATCCTGCTCGCGATCACCACCGACGGGGGCGCCCCGCTCGGCGAGGTGATGCTCCGGCGTTCCCCCGAGGGCACCGAACTCGGCTACGCCGTCGGCCCCGCGCACCGCGGCAGGGGACTCGCGGCACGCGCGGTGCACGTCATGGCCGGCTACGCCTTCGCCGAACTCGGGGCGGAGCGGGTCATCCTGGAACTGGAGGCCGAGAACGACGCCAGCGTCGCCGTGGCCACCAGGGCGGGGTTCACCCTGCTCGACGTGCCGCTCATCACCGGCCAGGAGAAGGGGCGTCCGTTCGCCCTCCAGACATGGGGCCTCGCGCGCCCCTGA